AGGTGCGGCTCGTGGTCGGCTCCGGCGGCGTGCTGCGGCACGCGAGTGAGCAGCGGCTGGCCGAGATCCTGGCGCCGGCCCGGTCCGACCACGCCGGCGGCTGGCGGGTGCCCGCGGGTGCCCGGCTGGCCGTGGACCGCCGCTACGTGCTCGCCGCGGCCGGGCTGCTCGCCCCGGACCACGCCGAGGCGGCGGCGGCCGTGCTCGCGGCCGAGCTGACGGTCGTACGCTCGGAGGCGTGACCGCCGAGCCGAGCGCCCTGCCCAGCACCGCCAC
This window of the Actinomycetes bacterium genome carries:
- a CDS encoding glutamate mutase L, with amino-acid sequence VRLVVGSGGVLRHASEQRLAEILAPARSDHAGGWRVPAGARLAVDRRYVLAAAGLLAPDHAEAAAAVLAAELTVVRSEA